The Flavobacterium johnsoniae genomic sequence TAAATCGGTTTTATCGATTGATTATATCGAAAAATAAGGTTTTACAAATATAGAAAATCTTAAGAACTTTGTCCTGTTGTAAAATTACAGAAGAAAGAAAAAATGAAAATCATAGCTTTACAAGAAGGAAATTACGTGGCAAATGCTCAAAAGGAATTTAAACTTTTAACTGAGGAAACTTCAGATTCAGGTTTGAAAATGGCAATTCAGCCTTTTGTGGTTATCACTGATAACGATTTTATTTTATTAGATTTTGGTTTAGGATTTGTAAATAACGGAATTCCGTTTATTCATGAAATGCTTCAAAAGAATAATATTAATCCGAATCAAATAACAAAAGTTTTGGTTTCGCATCTGCATAAAGATCATATAGAAGGAATTGGCTATTTTGAGAATGGTAATTTTATTCAAAATTTTCCAAATGCGAAGATTTATATTCAGGAACGAGAAATAGATTTTGCTTTAGAACAAATTAATAATCCGTCGTATGTTTTTGAGTTATTAAATCAATTGAAAAAACTTCCTAATGTTGAGTTGCTAAATTCAGATAGTGGAAATATAACTAATGAAATTTTCTACGAAGTTTCGGCAGGACACACAAAATTTCATCAAGTTTTCTGGATTAAGGCAGATGATGAAATTGTTTTTTATGGTGCAGACGATTTACCTCAAAAAATATATTGGTCAATGCATGTTGCTTACAAAACTGACTTTGATGGGAAACGCGCAAGAGAATCACGCAAAAAATGGGAACAGCAAGCAAAAGATGAAAACTGGAAAGTACTTTTTTATCATGATATGAAAATACCAGTTTTAGAATTATTTGAAGAGAAAATGGAAGAGGCGAGAATATAGAAAAAAGATTAATGATTGAATAGCTTGAAAATAAATAGAAGAAAGAGGAATTGGATATACGATTCTTTAAAAACAATAAAAAGGAAAATTCAGATTAATTATTTAGTCTGAATTTTTTTTTTGCACCAAACAATAGAAACAATACACTTTTTACTTTTTCTTCTAAAGAATTTCTTAAGATAGAAAAGGCTTTAGTAATCTGCGCTTCAACAGTTTTGATGGAAACATCCAAATGTTCTGCAATTTCGATATTGGTTAAACCTTCTTTTTTACTTAAAATAAAAACTTCTTTGCATTTTGGAGGCAGATTTTGAATTTCTTTATTGACAGCATTCAAAACACGTTGAAAAGCTTCAGAATCATCTTCTTGGACAATTCCGTTTAATGCATCGTAATATGATTTTTCTAGAGAAAACAAAGATTGATTTTTTCGATATAAATCTATAAACTCATTGTAAAC encodes the following:
- a CDS encoding MBL fold metallo-hydrolase, which produces MKIIALQEGNYVANAQKEFKLLTEETSDSGLKMAIQPFVVITDNDFILLDFGLGFVNNGIPFIHEMLQKNNINPNQITKVLVSHLHKDHIEGIGYFENGNFIQNFPNAKIYIQEREIDFALEQINNPSYVFELLNQLKKLPNVELLNSDSGNITNEIFYEVSAGHTKFHQVFWIKADDEIVFYGADDLPQKIYWSMHVAYKTDFDGKRARESRKKWEQQAKDENWKVLFYHDMKIPVLELFEEKMEEARI
- a CDS encoding RNA polymerase sigma factor, which gives rise to MKIDDYSDNTTLIESLKNGDETAYTYLIDTYHHKLCVYANSLVKNVYSAEDIVQNVFIKVWEQRTRLKTDHSLKSFLYKLVYNEFIDLYRKNQSLFSLEKSYYDALNGIVQEDDSEAFQRVLNAVNKEIQNLPPKCKEVFILSKKEGLTNIEIAEHLDVSIKTVEAQITKAFSILRNSLEEKVKSVLFLLFGAKKKFRLNN